The genome window GGAAGCGTGCGACCGTTTGGGGATGCTGGTGATCGACGAGACGCGTTTGATGGGAATCAACGACTACCACTTCGACCAGCTCGAGCACTTGATCGTACGTGGACGCAACCATCCAAGTATCATCATGTGGTCGGTGGGGAACGAAGAGTGGGGCATCGAAGGAAACATTTCAGGCGCCCGTATCGCCAAGCGCATGCAGGACTTCGCTCATCGGCTCGATCCGACGCGTCGCGTTACGGCGGCGGTCAGCGGCGGTTGGGGTGGTATTTCGACGACCATCGAAGCCTTTGGGGTTAACTACATTCGACATGGCGACGTAGACAAGCAGCACCGCGAGTTCCCGGAGCAAATCATCCTCGGTACTGAAGAAACCACTACGCAGCAAACGCGGGGCATCTATTTCGAGAACGCCGCTTTGGCCCACCAGCATCCGAGGGAAGATGGATCCTCTGGTGGCAATGCGGAACGCGGCTGGCGCTTCTATGCGGAGCGCGATTACACGGCAGGCGTGTTTTTCTGGACCGGCTTCGACTATCGCGGGGAGCCGACGCCATACGGTTGGCCAGCGGTGTTGTCTCAGTTTGGAATTCTGGATACATGCGGATTTCCAAAAGACGGCTATTATTACTTGAAGTCTTGGTGGACGGATGAACCTGTGTTGCACGTCTTCCCGCATTGGAATTGGCCCGGCAAGGAGGGCGAAACGATCGAAGTGCGGGCCCACTCGAACTTTGATGAGGTGGAGCTTTTCGTGAATGGTGTTTCGCAAGGTCGCAAAGCGATGCCGCTCAATGAGCACCTCGCTTGGCAGGTGGAATACCAGCCCGGCGAGCTGCTGGCTCATGGATACAAGGATGGAGCGCTGGCCATGGAGAAACGGGTACGCACGACTGGCGAGTCGGCGGCGTTCCAACTGGAGGCTGACCGTGGCGTGATCGCAGCGGATGGTGCAGATGTATCCGTCGTTACCTTACGCGTTGTGGACGAGCGGGGCGATGTGGTGCCCACTGCGGATGATCAAGCGTGGTTCAGCATTTCAGGCCCGGGTAAGATCATTGGCGTGGGCAACGGGAATCCTTCTTCTCACGAGGCGGACCAGTTTCATGGGAGCTATGGATCGATCCAGCTCGGTAAGGATTGGCAGGCGCCTGCTGCGTGGGAGACGGACAAGCCCTTGAGTTTCGAGGCGCGTTTCGACGCGCCGGAAGTGGCGGAGGGTGGTTCGGCCTTCTTGCTGCTCAATGGGATTGGCAAGAATTTGGAGCTTAGCCTGAACGGTAAGGCCTTGCCGCTGGAGATGCTGGCGAGGAGGACGCCGCTAGCGGAGCTGGGCCTGAAGCCAGAAGGCAACGTATTGCGAATGAAGGCGGATCATTTCGACGATTGGGGGGATCGCGAGGATGTGGCCATGCTTTCGCCCGCTCTGATCGCCCTCGAATCGCCTGCGGAGCAGTATCGCCGCAAGGCTTTCAACGGAATTGCTCAGATCATCGTGCAGAGCACGGGGGAAGCAGGGTCGATTGTTTTGAAGGCGGAAGGCGAGGGGCTGAAGGCAGCTACGGTGAGGATCGAGGCTGAGTCGTATCACTGAGCTTCAACCGGAGTCCGTAGCGAGGGGAATTTGCAATGCGGACGACGTGGAAGTCGTCCCTCCAGGCGGGCGTCAGGCTTTTTTCGACCAGGAGCCGTCGGGGGCTTGTATCCAGACTCCGGATGCCGATTTTTTGCGGAGTTCTTCGGCGCGGCCTTGGCCGACGACGGTGGCGGTAAGGCCGAGGCGTTGTCCTACTAGCGTGTAGAGGGCGCGGCGGTCGGCGTTTTCTGCGTTCATGAGCTTGGTTTCA of Pelagicoccus enzymogenes contains these proteins:
- the galA gene encoding beta-galactosidase GalA encodes the protein MSFQKFPTLLAIVAVALSTFNASQASGRSRERINDGWRFALGHATDKQKDFGHGLGYFSYLAKTGFGDGAASATFDDRAWRVVDLPHDWAAEAGFDAKASYSHGFKAIGPGFPESSAGWYRREIDIAADDLGKRIRIEFDGIYRDAAVFVNGFFVGQEPSGFVSQSYDITEYLDFGGRNVIAVRADASMEEGWYYEGAGIYRHVYLLKTDPVHVARYGTFVRTAMEGEDAAVSISTKVKNDGDTPAAVRVSQEIVDENGNVVAKADAASLVISAGQVEELDQALRIVDARVWDLDTPYLYEMRTFVLSGEGTVLDEYRTSFGVREIRFDPNEGFFLNGRSVKLKGSNNHHDHAGIGAALPDAMQEYRIRKLKEMGMNAYRVSHHHASPALLEACDRLGMLVIDETRLMGINDYHFDQLEHLIVRGRNHPSIIMWSVGNEEWGIEGNISGARIAKRMQDFAHRLDPTRRVTAAVSGGWGGISTTIEAFGVNYIRHGDVDKQHREFPEQIILGTEETTTQQTRGIYFENAALAHQHPREDGSSGGNAERGWRFYAERDYTAGVFFWTGFDYRGEPTPYGWPAVLSQFGILDTCGFPKDGYYYLKSWWTDEPVLHVFPHWNWPGKEGETIEVRAHSNFDEVELFVNGVSQGRKAMPLNEHLAWQVEYQPGELLAHGYKDGALAMEKRVRTTGESAAFQLEADRGVIAADGADVSVVTLRVVDERGDVVPTADDQAWFSISGPGKIIGVGNGNPSSHEADQFHGSYGSIQLGKDWQAPAAWETDKPLSFEARFDAPEVAEGGSAFLLLNGIGKNLELSLNGKALPLEMLARRTPLAELGLKPEGNVLRMKADHFDDWGDREDVAMLSPALIALESPAEQYRRKAFNGIAQIIVQSTGEAGSIVLKAEGEGLKAATVRIEAESYH